From the genome of Nicotiana sylvestris chromosome 2, ASM39365v2, whole genome shotgun sequence, one region includes:
- the LOC104240831 gene encoding splicing factor U2af large subunit A, with translation MQDYEGNGVYIDNNGASPYSQHISRDHENERDSSRSRDKERDKGRDKDRDRDRNRDRDRDRVKERDKDRHRDRDGEKDRDRHHRDRHRDRSDRRERERTRDRDEDDLHRSRDYDRRRDNDKDREDRRRHRPISRGRSEHRSKSRSRSPSKSKRISGFDMAPPTTALLPGATDAAGQVPGTNPAIPGLFSNMFPLASSQFGALPMMPVQAMTQQATRHARRVYVGGLPPTANEQSVATFFSHVMYAIGGNTAGPGDAVVNVYINHEKKFAFVEMRSVEEASNAMALDGVIFEGGPVKVRRPSDYNPSLAATLGPSQPSPNLNLAAVGLTPGSSGGLEGPDRIFVGGLPYYFTESQIRELLESFGQLRGFDLVKDRETGNSKGYAFCVYQDVSVTDIACAALNGIKMGDKTLTVRRANQGTTQPNPEQESVLLHAQQQIALQRFMLQPGALATKVLCLTEVVTVDELNDDDDYQDILEDMRTECEKFGALVNVVIPRPNPNGVPTPGLGKVFLEYADVDSSSKARQGLNGRKFGGNQVVAVFYPENKFSEGDYEA, from the exons ATGCAGGACTATGAAGGCAATGGAGTATATATAGACAATAATGGCGCCTCTCCTTACAGTCAG CATATTTCTCGTGACCATGAGAATGAAAGGGACTCATCAAGAAGCAGGGATAAGGAGAGGGACAAAGGGCGTGATAAGGACAGGGACAGGGATAGGAATAGAGATAGAGACAGGGACAGAGTGAAGGAAAGGGACAAAGATAGGCATAGGGACAGAGATGGGGAGAAGGACCGTGATCGTCATCACAGAGATCGTCATAGGGATCGGAGTGATAGGAGGGAGAGGGAGAGGACCAGAGATAGAGATGAAGATGATCTTCATCGAAGTCGAGATTATGATAG GCGAAGAGACAATGACAAAGATAGAGAGGATCGACGTAGACATAGACCTATCTCAAGGGGTAGATCTGAGCATAGATCAAAATCTCGATCACGGTCGCCATCCAAGAG CAAAAGGATAAGTGGTTTTGATATGGCACCTCCTACCACTGCGTTGTTACCAGGCGCTACTGATGCTGCAG GTCAAGTTCCTGGGACTAACCCAGCAATTCCTGGACTGTTTTCTAACATGTTTCCTTTAGCATCAAGCCAG TTTGGAGCTCTCCCGATGATGCCAGTCCAGGCAATGACACAGCAG GCTACCAGACATGCTCGGCGAGTTTATGTTGGTGGACTTCCTCCTACTGCAAATGAACAG TCTGTTGCTACCTTCTTTAGTCATGTCATGTATGCAATTGGAGGAAACACTGCTGGTCCAG gGGATGCTGTTGTCAATGTTTATATAAACCACGAGAAGAAGTTTGCTTTTGTTGAAATGAGATCTGTAGAGGAGGCTAGTAACGCGATGGCTTTGGATGGTGTCATTTTTGAG GGCGGACCAGTTAAGGTTAGAAGACCCAGTGACTACAATCCTTCGCTGGCTGCTACTCTTGGTCCTAGCCAACCGAGCCCTAACCTCAACCTTGCAGCTGTTGGATTAACACCAGGTTCTTCGGGAGGGCTTGAAGGTCCTGATCGCATATTTGTTGGTGGTTTACCCTACTATTTTACAGAATCACAAATCAGGGAACTTTTAGAGTCTTTTGGTCAACTTCGAGGATTTGATCTGGTCAAAGATAGAGAAACTGGGAACTCAAAAGGCTATGCTTTTTGTGTGTACCAGGATGTGTCTGTTACTGATATTGCTTGTGCAGCGCTTAATGGAATTAAGATGGGCGATAAAACTCTTACTGTTAGGCGTGCTAACCAGGGCACAACACAACCCAACCCTGAGCAAGAGAGTGTATTGTTGCATGCACAACAGCAGATAGCTTTGCAG AGATTCATGTTACAACCTGGTGCATTAGCAACGAAGGTCTTGTGCTTGACTGAAGTGGTCACTGTGGATGAGCTCAATGATGATGATGACTATCAAGATATTTTGGAAGATATGAGGACTGAATGTGAGAAATTCG GAGCTCTAGTAAATGTTGTCATTCCACGTCCAAATCCTAATGGTGTGCCTACACCTGGACTAGGAAAG GTATTTTTGGAGTATGCAGATGTCGACAGTTCCAGCAAAGCTCGGCAAGGACTGAATGGAAGAAAATTCGGTGGTAACCAAGTTGTAGCTGTCTTCTACCCGGAGAACAAGTTCTCTGAGGGAGACTATGAGGCTTAG